Proteins encoded by one window of Sorex araneus isolate mSorAra2 chromosome 3, mSorAra2.pri, whole genome shotgun sequence:
- the THBD gene encoding thrombomodulin, translating to MLVLLLGVLAPAGWGLPAPTEPPPHGSQCVEHDCFALFRHPESFAAASLSCKRRHGHLMTVRSSVAADVISLLLGGDGGVGLKLWIGLELPPNCSDVAPLGPLRGFRWVTGDNSTSYSRWARVADEAPLCGPLCVAVSAAAGAGELAWETQRCNATADGFLCEFPFAASCRPLPVEAAAANVSITYSTPFGARGPDFQTLPEGSIATVEPSALQLVCRASPGEGEARWGREVPGAWVCSVDNGGCEHACTLSAGAPRCVCAADTVLQPDGRSCAARDDHACHRLCEQFCVLSTDAPGEYSCMCATGYRLAADQHRCEDVDDCLLEPSPCKQRCVNTQGGFECHCFPGYEMLDGECVELLDPCFGNDCEYQCQPIGETDFRCICAEGFAPDPKDPHKCLMFCNKTVCEADCDPNSPGVCRCPEGYILDEDSMCADIDECASNECTGACRNLPGSFECLCGPETALAGQVATDCDPVKVNEDAGSGEPPISPTPSATSRPSPAGPMHSGVLIGISIASLSLVVALLALLCHLRKKQGTSPAELEYKCGSPAKEVVLQQVRTDLTAQKL from the coding sequence ATGCTCGTCCTTCTCCTCGGGGTCCTGGCCCCCGCCGGCTGGGGGCTGCCGGCGCCCACCGAGCCTCCGCCCCACGGCAGCCAGTGCGTCGAGCACGACTGCTTCGCGCTCTTTCGGCATCCGGAAAGCTTCGCGGCTGCCAGCCTGTCCTGCAAGCGGCGGCACGGCCACCTGATGACCGTGCGCTCCTCCGTGGCGGCCGACGTCATCTCCCTGCTTCTGGGCGGAGACGGCGGGGTCGGGCTGAAGCTCTGGATCGGCCTGGAGCTGCCGCCCAACTGCAGCGACGTTGCCCCTCTCGGGCCCCTGCGCGGCTTCCGGTGGGTGACAGGCGACAACAGTACGAGCTACAGCAGGTGGGCTCGCGTGGCCGACGAGGCGCCCCTCTGCGGGCCGCTGTGCGTCGCCGTCTCGGCGGCCGCGGGCGCGGGCGAGTTGGCCTGGGAGACACAGCGCTGCAACGCCACGGCCGACGGCTTCCTCTGTGAGTTCCCCTTCGCGGCGTCCTGCCGGCCGCTGCCCGTGGAGGCCGCGGCCGCTAACGTCTCCATCACCTACAGCACCCCCTTCGGGGCGCGTGGGCCTGACTTCCAGACGCTGCCCGAGGGGAGCATCGCCACCGTGGAGCCTTCCGCGCTGCAGCTGGTGTGCCGGGCCTCGCCGGGGGAGGGCGAGGCGCGCTGGGGTCGAGAGGTGCCCGGCGCCTGGGTCTGCAGCGTGGACAACGGCGGCTGCGAGCACGCGTGCACCCTGAGCGCCGGGGCGCCGCGCTGCGTGTGCGCGGCCGACACCGTCCTGCAGCCCGATGGGCGCTCCTGCGCGGCGCGCGACGACCACGCGTGTCACAGGCTCTGCGAGCAATTCTGCGTGCTCAGCACCGACGCGCCCGGCGAGTACTCGTGCATGTGCGCGACGGGTTACCGCCTGGCGGCTGACCAGCACCGCTGCGAGGACGTGGACGACTGCTTGTTGGAGCCGAGCCCGTGCAAGCAGCGCTGCGTCAACACGCAGGGAGGCTTCGAGTGCCATTGCTTCCCTGGCTACGAAATGCTGGACGGGGAGTGCGTGGAGCTCCTGGACCCATGCTTCGGGAACGACTGCGAGTATCAGTGCCAGCCTATAGGGGAGACCGACTTCCGCTGCATCTGCGCAGAGGGCTTCGCGCCCGACCCGAAGGACCCTCACAAGTGTCTGATGTTCTGCAACAAGACTGTCTGCGAAGCCGACTGTGACCCCAACAGTCCGGGTGTCTGTCGGTGCCCTGAAGGCTACATCTTGGACGAGGACTCCATGTGCGCTGACATAGATGAATGCGCCAGCAACGAATGTACGGGCGCCTGCCGCAACCTCCCTGGCAGCTTTGAGTGTCTCTGCGGCCCAGAGACTGCCCTTGCTGGCCAGGTTGCCACCGACTGCGATCCAGTTAAGGTGAATGAGGACGCAGGCTCTGGAGAGCCGCCCATTAGCCCGACTCCCAGCGCCACTTCTAGGCCCTCGCCTGCGGGGCCCATGCACTCTGGGGTGCTCATTGGCATCTCCATTGCGAGCCTGTCTCTGGTGGTGGCACTGTTGGCACTCCTCTGCCACCTGCGCAAGAAGCAAGGCACTTCTCCAGCTGAGCTGGAGTACAAGTGTGGGTCCCCAGCTAAGGAAGTGGTTCTGCAACAGGTGCGAACGGACCTAACGGCCCAGAAACTCTAA